A stretch of DNA from Micromonospora sp. WMMD1155:
GCCCGTCCAACCCGTCCGGTAAGACGATCCGCTATCGGACACGGTGTGCGGGTCACGATGCAGCTCGGAGGGCATCGAGCCGGCGCAGGTCGTCGTGGGACAGGCTTAGGTCGGCCGCGGCGACGTTGGAACGTAGGTGGCGGACGCTGGTGGTCCCGGGGATCGGGATGACAGGCACGCCGTGTGCCTGCTGCCGGTGGTGCACCCAGGCCAGTGCGACCTGCCCGCTCGTGGTGTCGTGTCTACTGGCGATCTCGCCCAATGCGGCGCGTAGGCCGCTCGCTACTTGCTCGCCGGCTGCGCTCGGAGGCTGGTGGAGGAGTCCATGACCGTTCGGGGAGTGGGCCACGACGACCACTCCGAGGTCGGCCACGGCAGGCAGCAGCTCCTGCTCGATGTCGCGCTGCACCAGTGACCACTGCTCTTGTAGCGCCGCGATCGGGTGAACGGCGTGTGCGCGGCGTAGGTCGTCCGCCGTCACGTTGGACAGGCCAAGAGCGCGCACCTTCCCCTGATCGACCAGTTCGGCCATGGCTTCGACGGTTTCCTCGATCGGGACCTTTTCACTGCGATGGTGCAGGTAGTAGAGGTCGATCACGTCGACACCGAGCCGTCGCAGGCTCGCCTCGCTCGCCTGCCGCACGTACGACGGGTCAGCCCGTACGTCGAAGCCGCCGGCGAGCTCATCTCGCCATACCAACCCGAACTTGCTGGCCAGCAGCACCTCATCACGGCGCCCTCGGATTGCCCGGCCGACCAGCTCTTCATTCTGGTAGGCATCTGCGGTGTCCACCATCGTGATGCCCGCATCAAGGGCGGCGTGGACCACCGCCACCGGGTCGCGGTCAGTGCCGTCGGCGGATCCATCGCGCAACCTCATCGCGCCGAATCCCTGACGGCCGAAAGCATCCCGACCCGTGGATAGACGCGTTCCCGTCTCAGCAGTTGGCATGACCCACACCCTAAAACCTCAACCATAATTGAGGTCCAGTGCATTAACGGTGCCCGGTCTGTGTCATCCCGAACAAGGACCCCCATACGGGGCGCCGCAGCTCAGATGACCTGAGCGCGGAGGGTATCCCGTACGACCCGTCACGTGACCATTCCGCGCAGGGCCGCCATCCGGGACACCTACGCTTATCGGCGGCCCGGGGGCGCCGATCGTTCGCGTGGCGTGAGTGTCGACGTCCAGCCTCGACGACATGTCTCGGGACAACGTACCACCAGGTCAAGTAAAATCGGTTCCATCAAGGCAGCCTGCATCGACATGCAGGGCAGTCAACGCACGCTCATCGGCTAGAAGCGGATCGGCTTGACCAAGGCGCTGCTGGACATACCCAGCTTGTCCCCATGCGCGCTGCAGATCATCCGACCGAGTACAGGACTTGTCACGGCGTCGGCCTACGGATAGCAGCAACTTGGCGGCTCCAGTTGCTGACCGCGACGACCTTTACGACGTCACCAGTCTTGGCTGCCTGAACGAGGTACTGCCGCCCGTTCCGATCAACACCGGTGTACATGCCGACGTAGCTAGGTCGGCTCATCGTGCCGTCCGAGCCGGGGATGAAGATCAGGTCCCCCGGTCGCATCGCGGCCAGGGACGAGACGGCAACGCCGCTGCGCACCTGGTCGGCCGTGACCCGAGGGATTCGCAAGTTGCCTTCGGCCCAGGCAGCCATCATCAGGCCGGAGCAGTCGTAGCTGTCCGGCCCTTCAGCGCCCCAGACGTAGGGCTCGCCCCGCTGGGCAAGGGCGAGGAGACGACTGCCCTCAGCTGCGGGTCAGCCGGCAGACGGAAGCCGTCGGGAAGGCCGGCGTCGTCCAGGGGGCGGTAACCCGTCCCCGCCATCGCTGGTGCAGACGATGTTCATGCCGTCGCTGATCAGGACGACCAGCTGCCGTGCCTCGGGGCTGCCACTCCGCGTACGCGTCGGGGAACGCCGACCGCTGCACGGCCTGCGCGGCTCGAGTGAGCGGCGCACCCAGGTCGTCGGGGCTGACGCGGTCGCGATGCGAGCCCAGATCGCGCAGGCGTACGACGAGCTGCGCCGCCAGACAGGCGTGGCGGACGGGCAGCCCGTCGGACGTCTGAACGCCAACCTGCTCGGCTACCGGATCGTCAGTTACACCGACGAGGAGGCCATTCTGCGCCTGTTGACCGAGGCACCGAACGGTTCGCGCTCGTTGAGCCAGCTCTCCAGCTCGGCAGCGACGCTGCCGTCGGCGCCGAGGTCCGCACCGCCGTAGGCGGCGCGGGCGTCTTGGCCGCGGTTCGGTTGGGGAACCCCTGCCGCTTGTGCTGGCGACGTCGCCCGTTGGCGTCGGGCGGGAGGTCGATGACGAAGAACCAGCGGATCTGGCCGTTGGCGAGGCGGTAGTTGTAGACAGCCATGCGGCTGCACCTCCGCAGTAACGGGATCGAGGGATGCAACCCACGTTAAGCGATCTCCGTTACCGCCAGCGTTACCGCAAGATCACACATGATCTTCTATATGCGCTGGTGAATACCAGTCGGGACGGCCGGATTCGAACCGACGACCCCTTGACCCCCAGTAGTCCGGTGGCCCAGCGGCATGCTCACGCACGTTTGTCCAGGTCGCCGACAGTGTAAACCAGCCGAGTAAAGGGGTCGTCGCAACATTCCCCCGGCAGCGCCGCGCCGAGTTCGACCTGCAGGCGCTCGGCAACCGCAGCTTGCTGGCGCACCCGGGGACGAGACAGATCCGGGACCGTGTCGATCTTGTCAAGCAGTGCGAGGCCCGGCGCCCGTTGGCTCCCAGCCTGCTGGCGGAGAGGGCTTGACGCCATTGACCCCGTCGGCGCTCGAAACCTTCCGCATATGCTGGTGACCGCACCAGCGAAGAGCGGGGCCGCCCCGCGCTGGCCGCCGTGGTGCACGTTGACGGCAACACGCGGCTGCGCCAGCACTTCCCGCGAAGTCCGAGCATCTGGGCGGCTCCTCCCACATCAGTCGGGGATTACATGTCCAACATGGAGAAGCCGTGCAGACCCCGCCTGAGTTGATCGCGTTGTGCCCGGAGGCCGGGTCGCCGCGGCAGGCCGCTGCGCTGGTGTCGCAGCTCGATGGTGTGCCGCTGCTGTGCCGGCTGGCCGGTGCCTATCTGGCGAGGGCGCAGGAGGGCCGTGCTGAGGAGCCGATGCTCGGCACCTTCACCGGGTATCGGACCGAGGTGCTGCTGCGGGCGGGTGCAGGGCTGCGGCGGGACGCCGTGATCGGACTGGCATTGGAACGGCTGGACGACGACGGGCTGGGGCAGGCGCACACGCTCCTGCGGCTGTTCGGCGTCCTGCCGGATGCACCAGTGCCGTACCAGCTGTTGCTGGACCCGGTACTGCTGGCCGATTCGGAGCTGTTCGCGGGCCTGACCGGGCCGCATCTGGAGGCGTTGATCGACGGGCTGGTCGGGCTGGCGTTGGTCGAGAGAACCGTGGCGGGGACGCTTTCGGTAGATCCGGAGATTCGCGAATTCGCCAACCACGACGGTAAAGACTCGGGTCAGCGGCCGGCGCACGTCGCGCTGCTGGCGAAACTGATCATCCGCTCGCCGCGTAGCGAGGTGGCAGCCGCGGCTGCTCACGTCTTCCGGATCGTGGCCGAGGAGAGCGGCGATCCACGCGAGGTCGACGTGTTGGCCGACGCGTGCCTGCTCGTCGGTGACGCGCTGGCCTCGGATGGGCGATTCGGCGAGGCGCGAGTGCTGGGTGAGGCCGTAGTCGCGGGCACGCGGCGACTGCTCGGGCCGACCCATCACCGCACGCTGCTCGGCACCACCTTCCTCGCCAGCTGGACCGGCGAGGCGGGGGACCCGGCCGCCGCTCACGAGCTGCTCTGCGAAGTCGCTGCCGCCTACGGGCCGATACCCGACCCGGACGGCCTCGTCGCATTCGCCAACCGAGCGTACTGGGCAGCCAAGTCCGGTGACGTCGTCGCAGCCCGCGACGCGTACGCGGAACTGGTGCCGCTGCGGACGCTGATGACCCGACCGGATGACCCAGAGCTGCTCGTCGACCGCACGGAACTGGCCCGGTGGACCGGCGTGGCTGGAGATGCCGTCGCGGCCCGGGACGCGTTCGCGGAATTGATGCCCCTGTTGACCCGGTTGCTCGGCCCGGACGACCCGGAACTCCTGAACCTGCGCGCGGAGCTCGCGCGCTGGACCGGCCTGGCCGGGGATGCCGCCACCGCCCGCGACGCCTTCGCGGAGCTGGTCAGGCTCAGGACGCGGCTGGCCGTCCCCGACGATGTGGACCTGCTGTTCTATCGCGGCGAACTCGCGCACTGGACCGGCACGGCCGGGGACGCGACAGCCGCGCAGGCCATGTTCATCGGGCTGCTCCCCGATTTCGTGCGGGCGTTCGACACGGACGCCGAGGATGTTGTGGCGCTCCGGGAGGCGATCATCCGGTGGGGGGGAAAGTGACCTCGGCGTCCGGTCCGACGTGCACGTACGCCGCCCAGCAGGACGGCCGTCCCCGATATCGATCCCGGAGGGCCAGGGTGGCTGCGTTCACGGCGTGGGCCGGCCGTCCAGTGTGCAATCCGTCGTAGATCAGCCGTGCGGCGCGGCCCGCAACCGGGTCGGGGACCGGCCAGTACGTGGCGATGACGTGGGCGAATCCGGCCAGTTGCAGCGCCGACGCGATGTGAATGTTCTCGTCCGGCAGGCGCGCACCGCCCTGGACGGTCGAGCAGGCAGACAGGTAGGCCAGGGTGCGTGCCGTCCTCACCCCGGCCGGTTGGCGGAGGAGTTCGCGAACCCGCAGCGGGCCATCGTGCAGCGTGAGGTAGCTGTCCGATGGCCGGGCCGCGTCCGCCGTTGCGTGGCCGGCGAAGTGCACCCAGTCGGCATCGGCGAACATGTCCCGTACCCGCGCCGTGGTGGCCTGCTGTCCCGACACCAGCTCGGCGGCCGCACCGAGGCGGCGATGTACCTCGTCCGCCTCACGGAGCGAGGCGGGCAGTCCCGGACCGTGCGGGTCGTCCGGTGCCACCACTGCAGCCCACTGCGGCACCCGGTGCGTGCCGACGGCCGTCAGGCTGCGCAGCGTGGGTGCATACGAGCTCACGACGCGATGGGGCGCGGAACGGGTCGTGTCATCGTGACCGGCAGCATGGATTGGCAGGAAGGAGAGCGCGCCGGTCGGCATCCACCATACGTGGCCGGTGGGGTCAACCCGGTCGAGGCGGTCGAGGACGGGACCGGCGATCGTGTCCCAGAGCCAACCGAGCGTCTCCGTCAGGCCGGCGTCGGTGGGCCGGATCGACGCCGCCGCATGCCGAGTGATGTCTTCGTTCGTGAGGTCGGGGAGCGGAACGTGGTGGGTCGAGGTGCCGTTCACCAGGAGCGCGTCGCAGCGGTGAGCAGCCACGTTGATGATCGCGACCGTGCCGGGGCCGAGCCCGGCCCGCAGGTCCCCGATGCGCGGCGGACGAAGGAAGCGTTCCAGACCGGGGGTACGGTGGATCTCCGCGAGGATTGCGTCACGTTCCCGCACCGCGCGGTGCCGGTCGTAGACGGCGGATCGCTCGTTGCGCTGCGACGCCTCGATCAGGTCGTGGGCCGCGCCGAGGCGGTCCGCGAGATCGGATGCGCTGGCGCGCACCTCGTCGGTGCCGGCCGATCTGCTCAGTGCCTGGGCATAGAGCACTCCCCTGCCCTGTTCCAGGATTTTGACGGCGCCGTCCGGGTCGTCGAGTTCGAGTGCGCAGGCGGCCGCGGTGGTGGCCAGCGCAGGGAACTGGGTCAGCAGGCGTTCCTGGTCGTCACGGTCGAGGCCGGCCCAGGCGACGAGGTCGAGCAGCTCAACGGCCCGGCCCAGCGCGTTGCGGGCACTGGGCCAGTCCGCGGCACGCGCCCGCAGGTGGCCAAGGTTCTGGGCGGCCATCGCGCGGGACAGAGCGGGCGCCACCTCGGTGTCGGCGAGTCGGGTGTACGTCGCAGCGGCCTCCTCCAGGTCGCCGGGGCCGTCCCGCAGCTCTCTGGCGGCACCGAGGTTGAGCAGCGTGTCGGCGAGTTCTGGATCGTCGGGGCCTACGCCGGTAGTCGCCTGGGTGAGCACGTCGACGGCCTCGTCGATGACGGGTCCGAATCGGGCACTGGCCAGCAGCACCGCGCCGAGGTTGGCCCCGTGTGCCCGGTGTTCCGGCCGCCCGACCGGGGTTAGCGCGACGGCGGTCCGGAGCAGGTCCGCCGCACGGTGCAGCGACTGCGGGTCGTCGGCGCTGACGCCTTTGCGGTGCAGCGCGTTGGCCAGTCCGGCGAGGTGGACGCCGCGTTCCGGATCGCCGGCGACCACCTCCTCCAGCTCCCGCACCGCCTCGTCGAGCGCGTCGGTGTCCATGACCGCCTCGAACCGGTTCCGGAGCGCGCCGGCGCGGTTCACCCGGTACGCGTCCCGGTCGGGATGATCGGCCGGGAGCAGTCGGACGGCTTCGCCCCAGTCGCGGATCGCCTCGTCAAGGGCGGCGAGGGCACCGGTGCCGGCGAACGTGAGCCGGCCGGCGATGGCGAGCTGGTTGAGGTAGATAGGCCGGTCGGGGTCGTCGAGTTTCACCCTGCGCAGGCTGCGGCGTAGACGGCGGGCTGCCTCCGCCGCCGAGGTCCGGTCACCCGTGAAGATGGCCCGGCCGAGGAGCGCGCGTGCCAGCGCCGACGTGCAGCCGGGCACGGCGGGGTCGCCCGCCGGTACGAGATCGCAGGCGGCCTGGCCCGCGTCGACGGCTCCGTCGAGGTGGTCCCGGATCCCGGTGAGCTCCCAGGCCGCCATCAGGGCGCTACTGGTGTTGCTCAGGATCTGGGCCCGCGACGATGGCAGGCGCAGAGCAGCGTCGCCGGCGGTGCGCGCGGCGGCTAGCAGTTCGGGGAGCAGTGTGACGTCGCCGGTACGTTCCATCTGGCGCATCAGACCGAGCCCAAGGTTGGCGTGGGCGGCGAGGTGGCCGGGCAGGTCGGCGGCGGCGGAGCGCAGGAGCGGCAACGCCTCGTCGAGAGCCTCGGCCCGGTGGCTCCGCTCACTCTCTCGTACGAGGCACATGCCGAGATGGGTGCGCCAGAGTGGTGCCCGCGCATGGTCCCCCCGGGCCAGGGCTACGCGATACGCCCGCTGGGCGGCAGGCAGCGGCCCCGGGTCGACGGTCCTTTCGGAGAGCAGGTAGAGGGCATAGCCGAGCTCTGCGGCCCGGGCGGCCGGCGCCGCGCCGAGGTCGGTCAGCGCCGTCAGCCGGTCCACGGCGCGGGCAAGTGTCGAGGTATCGCTGTCGCGGTGTGCCCGCTGAACCAGCTCCATGACCGCCGGGAACTCGTCTGTTACATCGACATCGGACTGATCGGCGGTCATGGGATCCAAAGCTACCTTCAGTGACGGTCCATGGTTGCGTGCCGTGTGTGCTCCGCACCTCCTCTACAGTGGGTCATCGTGGACGGACGCTGGGATATGGAAACGCTAGAAGACGCACTCGATGTGCTCAGTGACCTCCCGCAGTGGCGGTTGCCCGCGCCACACTGGGAGCGGATCGGGCCGATCCTCGACCAGATGGGGCAGGCGTTCGCGGCCGGCGACGACGAGGAGCTGCGCGACGCCACTACCCAGCTCGAGCTGTACGGGCCGGTCCGCGCCAACCGAATCGGTACCAAGGACGTCGACGGGCCCGATCCGTCGGTCACAGAACGTCAGAACCGTCTAGTGGACGAGATCGGAAAGGCCGTGCCGACGCGTTCGGCGAGCCGCAGCAGAGATCAGGACGGCGGCCGTGATGACCGACCGGCCGGCTGAGCAGGAGTTCGTCGCCCACCTCTTCGCACCAGTGGACGGCCTGCACGCTGACACCGCCCGCCGGCAGCTCGCCGGGATCTGGCGACAGTGCCGCAGCGAGCTCCAGATGACCGAGCCGATCCGAGGCGTACCGGCCACCGATCTTCCCGCGCGGTGGCCCGGCGTCGGTTCCTTCGACGTCATCGCCGCCCAGCAGGATCTCGGATCCGACCGCCAGGCCATCCTGCGGCGCAGCCACGACGTCCTCAACCTGTCGGTGGTCTTCGCGTCGCCGATCGGCGACGGCCGGGAGCGGCTCGGTCCGGCGGTCCCGTTCGGGTGGGCCGACTTCGCCCAATGGTGGCGGCAGCTCACTGTGAACGGGACCACGGCGATGCTCGGCGTCACGCTGATCTTCCAGGGCAAGACTTCCACACCGGACGCCGACCCGGTGCCCCTCGCCGACGAGGTCAGGGCGGCGCTGCCGGCCGATGCCGGCGACGCGCCGGGCTGGTGGCGTTCCGCGCGCCGCACCGATGACGGCTTCGTCGTATGGGAGACGTCGCCGGCCGGGGACGGCGCGGACCGGCGGCTAGTCGTGCTGGCCGGGTCGGACCAGGACCGGGTGCTCAGCGACTTCACCTGGTCCGACGGCAGTGTCACGATTCCGCCGCTGGGGCGGTACCTGATGCACGCCGCGAAACTGCGCTACGAATCCCGGGTCCGTGGTGACGGCTCGCGGCTGCGCGCTCTGCACGCCACCGTCAGCGACCGCCTCGATTTGCGGCCTCCGCCGACGGACGCGCTGGCCGACGACGAATTGACACTGGCCGGCACTCTCGCCGATCTGCGTGACCTTCTGCATACGGCGCAGATCGCGGTCGTCAACATGCAGGAGGCGCTCTCTCCCGCGCTGGTCGGCGACCGGGTCGCCGAGGCGGTCGTGAGACGGGTTCCCGACGACATCGCCTACCTGGAGAACCTTACCGAGCGACTGCGCACCGTCCGCCGTGTGCAGGCCGAGCGCGAGTCGCGGCAGACCGGGCCGCATCGGTCCGTACTCGTGGCGCCACCGCCGCCTCCGGCGCCGGCCGTCGCCGACCGGCTCGACGTGCGGATGTGCTTCGCGGTCGACATCGTCAGCTTCAGCAGCCGCTCCGGCCCGGCCAAGCAACAGGCGCAGACGCGGCTCGTCGAAATCATGCGCTGCACCCTCGGCCGGCTGAACCTGGACCTGAACGGCCTGCCCCGACAGGGTCTCGGTGATGACCAGAAAGTCATCCTCCCGGCAACAGAGCAACTGCACCACGCGTTACCTCGTCTCCTGGACGGGCTGTGCCAGGAACTCATGGCTGACAACGAGACCTACCGGGACCACATCCGCCTGCGCGCATCGGCAGCGGTCGGAACGTTCGGTCCCGGCACGATCGGCTTCTCCGGGGAGGTCGCCATCGAGTCCGACCGGCTGCTCAATAGCCCTCAGTTGCGCCAAGCGGCCCTTGAGAACCCGGACGCCGACGTGGTGGCGTTGATATCGGACATCCTGCACCGCTTCGTCATCAAGCCGGAGTGGGCCCGGCTTCCGCCCGGCGCGCTGGCTCAGTGCCAGGTCGGCCTCAAGGAGTACACGGAACGGGCCTGGCTGTGGATCCCTCGAAACGTGACCTGATCAGCACCCTACGCTCGATGGAGTCGGCTGAGTACATTGGGTCACATCGAAGGAGGTGACCATGGCACCTGTGTTCCGCCACCGCCACGCTCAAGTCCCATCACTCGACGCCCGACCTGATCCCGACACTGAGGACGCCTGGCGTGCCCTGCTGCTGATCGTCGAGTGGATCAAGCACGCCGAGAGCAAGGCCACCGCGACACTCGCCTCGGCAGGTGCGGCCGGTGGACTGCTCTACGCCCTGATCAACACGACGGGACGGCGCGGCGTCACGCTCACCGTCATCGCCTCCGTCTGCGCGGCCGCGACCGCCGTCGCTGCCATGGCCGCCTCCGTGGCCCTGGTGCCCCGCCGCGGCAACCGCTGGGAGCCCGGCAATCTGATCTTCTACCGCAGCATCACCGACCGATACGGCACCGACGCCGCCGGATTCACCAGGGCATACACCGGACTGCTCGCCGATCGGCCCGCGTTACTGGCCGCGCTGACCCGGCAGATCTGGGCCAACTCCCACGTCGCCACACACAAGTACCGTGCCCTCAACGTCGCCGTCCTCGCTCTGGTGCAGGCATTCGCGCTGCTCGCCGTCACCGCCGCGATCACTCTGCTCGACAGATGACCGCTTGATCGGCTGCCGCGTCCGGCCAGGCCGTGACCACCCACGGTCCGTGCACGTACGCCGGCCGTTTCCGCGCCCACCGCCGCTGCACCGCAGCAAGCGCGGTGGCCGGCGCGGAACCCTCGGTCAACCGCGCGTGGTAGTCGCCCATCAGTCTCGGCGCCGTGATGTCGTTCACCGGCCACAGCGGCGCGGTGACCACCCCCGCGCCGGCTAGCAGGAACGCCGTCGCGGCGCTGAACGCCTCATCGGGTAGCGCCGCACCGGTCAGCGCAGCGTCGCAGGCGCTCAGCACGATGTGGCCATGCCGACGCCCGGCAGCCGGGCGCAAGCCGACCCGGATCGGCGGCCGCACCCTGAGCACTGTCTCTTGCGGACTTTCCACGTCCACGTCGCAGTGACAGGCCACGTGCGCCAACTCGGCGTCGAGCAGGTCGTCCAGCACGGCATCACCACCCAGAGCAGTCTCCTCGTCGACCCGCGGAATCACCCCGGGATACCGGCGCGCGACCTCCGTGGCCTCCCGAGCCGCCCCCGGGATCGGCCGGTCCACCGTCCCGGTGTCCGCCAACACCACCACCCGGGACGCTGCGCCCCGGCTTGCGGGGGCATGGCCGGAGACACTGGCCCGGATCAGCAGGAGCGGATCGTAGTCGCCCAGCAGGGGGCCCTCTCCGGGAACGCCGCAGGTGGTGATGGGCAGCCAAGCGAGGCGCCCCAGCGGCAGCACCGCGAGCCTGGACACCCCGGCCAGCAGCGGCACCAGCGGGGCGACCAGCGACTCCATGGTCCACGCGGTGAGCCGGTCCGCCGCCGCCAACCGGATCCCTGCCGCGTCGGCGCCGTCCTCGGTTTCGGCCCGGCCCAACTCCTGCCGGAACAGGGTGGCCTCCGCCGCCAGCGCCGACTCTTCGGCCGACGGCAACTCCTGGTGATCGAGTGCGCCGTCCGGGGCGACCAGCACCGCGACACCGCCGGCCGGGGTGCTGCCGAGCAGCAGGACGTGCCGGTTCATTCGGGCCGCCGCCGACACGATGCTGTCGAAGGTAACCGTTTCGGCACGGATGCCGATCGCCTCGGCGATCAATGTCGCCGAGGCCTGCTCAAGATGGACCGCAGCCGCCGCGGGGTCATCGGCCCGCACCGCGGCAAGAGCCGCCATGGCGCCGATGCCCTGCACGCCGGCTCGGGCACGTTCTTTGTCGACGTGCAGCGGACGCATCCCGGTCAGCTCACCGGCGGCCTCCAGCGCAGCCGCGAACGACTGCTGCGCCTCCGGCCACATACCGGCCAGCCAGGTGATGCCGCCGAGCCGCCGACCGGCGAGCACCGCCAGGTGCGGGTATCCGGCGCCGAGCACCTCGTCGAACAGGTCGGCGGCGCGCTGCAGCTTCGCCATTTCGGTTTCGCCGCGTGAGCGGAGCAGGTCGAACTGGTCCTGCAGGCGGGCACCGAGGTTGAACGCGATCGTCGCCGCCATCGAACCCTCGATGTCATACTCGGCCTGCCCGGCCGCGGCCAGTGCCCGTTCCAGCAGGTCGATCGCCCGCGAAAGCACATCTTCGCCACCGTCGCGTTCCCAGCGCTCGGACTCCCAGTTCGCCCAATTGTTGAGGTATAGCGCTCGGTCCGGGGAGGGATCGGGGGTGGCGGCCACCGCGAGACCGGCGTGCCGTATCGCGGTGTCCAGGTCTTCCGGGTCGTGGCGGTGATGGGCGCGGGCTGCATGTAGGCGTCCGACGGTGTCGTGGCGGGCGGCAAGGTCCGAGCTGTCCGGTGCGGTCAGGGCGACGGCCTGCTTGGCTAGGTCGATCGCGTGGTCCAGGTCCTCCGGGACGGCGTCGCGCTCGTACCGGCCCAGCAGGTTGTTGGCCTGGTTGTTGGCGACCGTGGGTGCCATGTCCGGGTCCAGGCCGGTGTCCAGTAGGCGGTCGAGCAGGGCTATGGCGTCGTCCAGGTCGGTGCTGTCGCCGAACAGGCCGTACCGCTCGGCCAGCAGCGAGGCGAGGTTGGTGGCGTACTCGCCGTCGCGCCAGTGGTCCGCGGTGGTGTCGAGCGCCTCCCGTGCATCCTGGATAGCGGCGGTGAACCTGGCGCGGTCGTTGCGCAGGCGCGCCGCAGTGGACCGCACCGTGGATCGGACCGACAACGCCTGCGCCCGGTCCGGTCCGGTGCTCGCCTCGCGCACTGCGGCCTCGGCGGCTTTTGTGGCCTGCGTAAGGAATGCCTGGTCGCCGGTCCACTCGTACCGGGTGTGCAGCACCGAGGCGAGCAAACGGTGCAGTGTCATTCGGACCGACGCGGTGGCCGGGTGTCCAGCAGCGATCCCGGCCCGGGTAAGCGTCTCGGCCCTGCCGAGCAGGTCCTGGTCAAAACTCTCCTCGGCGGCCGTGGCGAGCAGACCGGCGATGTTGACCACCTCAGGGCCGGCAGCCCCCGGGTCCAGATTCTCGGTGAGCGTTCGCAGCGCGGTGGCGAGACGGTTCCGGTCGCCGTCGCGCCGCCACAGCTGCAGGTGGATCCCGGCGAGCGCCGACATGGCCACTCGCCGTTCCGGATCGTCGGTGGCCGCGACTGCGAGCTCTTGTTCAAGAATCTCACGGGCCTGCTCGGTCTGGTCGGGCTCTCCGGGCGCGAGCGACCTGACGGAGAGCCGGCCGGCCAGGTTGGCGGTCACCTCAAGGCGGGCGCCCGGCGGGGACTCCCGCCAGACCCGCTCGCCGATCGCGCAGGCCTCCCGCAGGTCGGCCAGGTCGCCGTCGCGCCGGTAGCGGTCCATCAGATCGATGCCGAGATTCGTGGACAGGTCGAGGCGCATCCACTTCGGTACATCGTCATCGAGCCCGACCAGCGCCTCGCGCCGGATCGTGATGGCACGGTCCAGGTCACCGGCACGTACCCACGCCTCAGCCACCTCGTCCCTCTCTCGGGCCCAAGATTCGCCTCCGGTGGCCCCCTGGTCCGGCACCGTGCTCTCCCGCCGTCGTTGGTCGGTGACAATGGATTGATGTCCGGCGACCTTGACCTGTTGACCGCACTCAGCGACCGCGTCCGCGCCTTCCTGACGGATCGAAACGCCGACTCGGTCACCTCGGACGCGGCCCTGGCCGACGTGCATGCCGTCCGCTGCGCTATCGAGGACAGTCGCCTCGACCAACAGAGCACCGTTCGGGCACAGTATCTCGTGGCCGTGCTGCACTGGTCGCGCTACCTCGCGCTCCCCACCGGCCGACGGGAGTTCGATTACCTCGCCGCGAAGCAGTTCTTCGAGTACGTCGCCCCGTACTCGCCCGAGCGGGTGCCACCCCTGCTCCGGTCCTTGATCCAGCCTGCGCCGCCGATCGGCAGCCTCACCGATCCGGCCGATGTCGACGAGCGGCTCGCGGCACTGACCGAACTCGGCGGCGCCCTCATCGTCCGGCACCAGCGTCGGCCCGAACCTGGTGACGCCGAGTTGG
This window harbors:
- a CDS encoding aldo/keto reductase is translated as MRLRDGSADGTDRDPVAVVHAALDAGITMVDTADAYQNEELVGRAIRGRRDEVLLASKFGLVWRDELAGGFDVRADPSYVRQASEASLRRLGVDVIDLYYLHHRSEKVPIEETVEAMAELVDQGKVRALGLSNVTADDLRRAHAVHPIAALQEQWSLVQRDIEQELLPAVADLGVVVVAHSPNGHGLLHQPPSAAGEQVASGLRAALGEIASRHDTTSGQVALAWVHHRQQAHGVPVIPIPGTTSVRHLRSNVAAADLSLSHDDLRRLDALRAAS
- a CDS encoding NlpC/P60 family protein; this translates as MMAAWAEGNLRIPRVTADQVRSGVAVSSLAAMRPGDLIFIPGSDGTMSRPSYVGMYTGVDRNGRQYLVQAAKTGDVVKVVAVSNWSRQVAAIRRPTP
- a CDS encoding tetratricopeptide repeat protein — translated: MQTPPELIALCPEAGSPRQAAALVSQLDGVPLLCRLAGAYLARAQEGRAEEPMLGTFTGYRTEVLLRAGAGLRRDAVIGLALERLDDDGLGQAHTLLRLFGVLPDAPVPYQLLLDPVLLADSELFAGLTGPHLEALIDGLVGLALVERTVAGTLSVDPEIREFANHDGKDSGQRPAHVALLAKLIIRSPRSEVAAAAAHVFRIVAEESGDPREVDVLADACLLVGDALASDGRFGEARVLGEAVVAGTRRLLGPTHHRTLLGTTFLASWTGEAGDPAAAHELLCEVAAAYGPIPDPDGLVAFANRAYWAAKSGDVVAARDAYAELVPLRTLMTRPDDPELLVDRTELARWTGVAGDAVAARDAFAELMPLLTRLLGPDDPELLNLRAELARWTGLAGDAATARDAFAELVRLRTRLAVPDDVDLLFYRGELAHWTGTAGDATAAQAMFIGLLPDFVRAFDTDAEDVVALREAIIRWGGK
- a CDS encoding CHAT domain-containing protein; protein product: MTADQSDVDVTDEFPAVMELVQRAHRDSDTSTLARAVDRLTALTDLGAAPAARAAELGYALYLLSERTVDPGPLPAAQRAYRVALARGDHARAPLWRTHLGMCLVRESERSHRAEALDEALPLLRSAAADLPGHLAAHANLGLGLMRQMERTGDVTLLPELLAAARTAGDAALRLPSSRAQILSNTSSALMAAWELTGIRDHLDGAVDAGQAACDLVPAGDPAVPGCTSALARALLGRAIFTGDRTSAAEAARRLRRSLRRVKLDDPDRPIYLNQLAIAGRLTFAGTGALAALDEAIRDWGEAVRLLPADHPDRDAYRVNRAGALRNRFEAVMDTDALDEAVRELEEVVAGDPERGVHLAGLANALHRKGVSADDPQSLHRAADLLRTAVALTPVGRPEHRAHGANLGAVLLASARFGPVIDEAVDVLTQATTGVGPDDPELADTLLNLGAARELRDGPGDLEEAAATYTRLADTEVAPALSRAMAAQNLGHLRARAADWPSARNALGRAVELLDLVAWAGLDRDDQERLLTQFPALATTAAACALELDDPDGAVKILEQGRGVLYAQALSRSAGTDEVRASASDLADRLGAAHDLIEASQRNERSAVYDRHRAVRERDAILAEIHRTPGLERFLRPPRIGDLRAGLGPGTVAIINVAAHRCDALLVNGTSTHHVPLPDLTNEDITRHAAASIRPTDAGLTETLGWLWDTIAGPVLDRLDRVDPTGHVWWMPTGALSFLPIHAAGHDDTTRSAPHRVVSSYAPTLRSLTAVGTHRVPQWAAVVAPDDPHGPGLPASLREADEVHRRLGAAAELVSGQQATTARVRDMFADADWVHFAGHATADAARPSDSYLTLHDGPLRVRELLRQPAGVRTARTLAYLSACSTVQGGARLPDENIHIASALQLAGFAHVIATYWPVPDPVAGRAARLIYDGLHTGRPAHAVNAATLALRDRYRGRPSCWAAYVHVGPDAEVTFPPTG
- a CDS encoding CATRA system-associated protein, yielding MDGRWDMETLEDALDVLSDLPQWRLPAPHWERIGPILDQMGQAFAAGDDEELRDATTQLELYGPVRANRIGTKDVDGPDPSVTERQNRLVDEIGKAVPTRSASRSRDQDGGRDDRPAG